In Actinoplanes octamycinicus, the genomic window ACTGGGCGCTGGCCCCGCGGCGTCCAGCCCGCTCACTGCCCGCTGGCCCCGCGGCGTCCAGCCCGCTCACCGCCCGCTGGGCGCCCCTCGGCCGCCGTTGCCCCCGGCCAACCCATTCCCGGTACGTCCGAAGCCCCTGCCCTGATCTCCCCCTACGTCATCAGACCCCGCCCACCCAGGGGGCCGACCCATCGATCAGTGTGGCCGAGAGGCCCAAGATCCGGCTGTGGCCCTGTGGACAACTCGGGAGTGTGGACAACGCCCCGCGCGGTTCCGACGGCCGGACAGTGTGCGTGCCGGTGTGAGCAGGGGACAGACGGCGGGAGTGCCCGTGGTGAGTTGCGGGCGGGCGTCGTGTGCGCGTGGTGAGCTGCGGACGGTGTGCGTGCCGGTGGTGAGCTGGGGACAGACGGCGGGAGTGCCCGTGGTGAGTTGCGGGCGGGCGTCGTGTGCGCGTGGTGAGCTGCGGACGGTGTGCGTGCCGGTGGTGAGCTGGGGACAGGCGGCGGGAGTGCCCGTGGTGAGTTGCGGGCGGGCGTCGTGTGCGCGTGGTGAGCTGCGGACGGTGTGCGTGCCGGTGGTGAGCTGGGGACAGGCGGCGGGAGTGCCCGTGGTGAGTTGCGGGCGGGCGTCGTGTGCGCGTGGTGAGCTGCGGACGGTGTGCGTGCCGGTGGTGAGCTGGGGACAGGCGGCGGGAGTGCCCGTGGTGAGTTGCGGGCGGGCGTCGTGTGCGCGCGTGGTGAGCTGCGGGGCGGGCGGCGTGCGTGCCGGTGGAGCTGGGGGAGGGCGGCGTGCGTGCCGGTGGTGAGCTGCGTGGCGGGGGGCGGGAGTGCCCGTGGTGAGCTCCGGGCGGGCGGCGTGTGCGCGTGGTGTGCTGCAGGCGGCGTCCGTGCCGGTGGTGAGGTGGCGGGCGGCGGGAGTGCCCGTGGTGAGTTGCGGGCAGGCGGCGTGTGCGCGTGATGAGCTGCGGGCGGCCTGGGTGCCGGTGGTGAGCTGGGGGACGGGCAGAGGGCTCACCGCGTACCGGAAAGCCCTGACCGCGATCCGGACCGCCCACCTCTCGTGGGTCAGCGCACCGAGAGCGTGATCAGCGCGATCGTGACGGCGGTCTCGACGCATGCGCCCAGCACGTCGCCGGTGATGCCGCCGAGGCGGCGGACGCAGTGCCGGAGCAGGATCAGCACCGCGGCGACCGCGACGGCCACCGCGACCGGCCCCTGCCAGGGACGGTCCGGGACGGCCGGGATCGCGGCGGCGGCGACGAGCGCGGCGGCGAGCAGGGTGGCCGGGAGCGGGACGGTGCCGGCGACCATCGCCCCGAGGCCGTCCGGGCGGGCCGGGGGGACGCCGCGGCGGCACGCCACGGTGATCGCCAGCCGGCCGGTGGTCCAGGCGATCACCAGCGCCCACCAGGTGACCGCGGTGAGTGCGGCCGCCTGGACGAGTACGGCTGCGGCGAGGGCCACTACGCCGAACGGGCCGATGTCCGGCTTTTTCATGATTTCTAGGGCGGCGGGGCCGGAGCGGTAGGAGCCGAGCGCGTCCACCGTGTCGGCGAGCCCGTCCAGGTGCAGGCCGCGGGTCAGCAGCGCGCCCGCGGCCACGGTGACCCCGGCGGCCACCAGAGCGGGCGCGCCGAGCGCCCGCAGCCCCTCGTGCAGGGCCGCGAGCGCCAGCCCGAGCAGCGCGCCGATCAGCGGCGCGAGACCCATCGCGACGGCCGCGGCAGCCCGGTCCACCCGGCCACCACGGACCGGCAACACGGTCAGCGTGGTGACCGCCAGCCGCAGCCCGTCGATCACGAGCGCCCGGCCGCGCCGCCCTCGACGCCGGTGGCCGGGTTCCCGAAGCCGTCACCGGCCGCCGGGCCGTCACCGGCCGCCGGGCCGTCACCGGCCGCCGGGCCGTCACCGGCCGCCGGGCCGTCACCGGCCGCTGGGCCGTCAGTGCCCACCGGGCCGTCAGCGACCGTGGGGCCCTCAGTGACCGCGGGGCGGTCAGTGCTGTCGCCGGCCGCCGGCCCGTCGGTGATCGTGGTCTCGTCCCCGGCCTCGTCCGCCTCGGTGAGGTTGGCGTCCGGGTCGTCGAGGCCGGTGTCGTCGTGGCCGGCCAGCATGGCCGGGTGCACCGGCAGGGCCGCGGCCAGCCCGATCGCCGTGCGCAGCATCGGGAGCACGGCCAGCGCGTTCGCCCCCTCGCCGAGGTCCAGGCCGAGCTCCAGCACCGGGGTCAGGCCGAGCACGTCGGCGCCCTGCTTGACCAGCGCCAGCGTGCCCGCCTCGGGCAGCAGGCACCAGTGCCGGGTCTGCGCGGCCACGTCCCGGGCGACCAGCCCGGCGGCGATCCCGAGCGGGCCGTCCAGCAGCACCGGCAGGCGCCGGGCGGCCGCGCCGAGCAGCAGGCCGGTGGCCACCGCCAGGTCCAGCCCGCCCAGCTCGCGGAGGATGTCGGTGGCGCCGCGCGGTTCCTGCCGGATCCGGTGCAGGGCGTCCCGGATCGCGGCGCAGCGCACCATCCAGGCGTGGTCGTCGAACCGGCCGCCGGGCAGCAGCACCCGGGGCAGCGTGGCGGCCGGCTCGGCGCCGGTGGTCGCGGCGAGCACCGCGGTGGCCACCGCCTCCACGCCGACCCCGACCCCGGCCAGCAGCAGCGCGTCCCGGCCGGCGTCGGCCGCCTCGTCGGCCAGCTGCCAGCCCTGCCGCAGCGCCGCGTCGACCGCGTGGTCGGCGGTCACCGGGCCGTCCTCCATCGCGCCGGAGGGCTGCACCCGCAGCACCGCGAGGTCCGCGCCGGCCTGGCCGGCCAGCCGGCCGAGCAGGCCGGTGCCGAGCTCGGTCTCGGCGACCCGGCGTTCCACGTCGTCCGGGTCGGCGCCGGCCGCGGCCCCGCCGCCGTGCCGGCCGGAGATCACCACGACCCGGACCGAGGACCACGGCTGCGGGCTGGTGGTGTCCTGGGTGGCGGCGGCGAACTCGATCGCCTCGCCGACCATGCCGAGCCCGGCGCCGGGCAGGTCGATCAGGCCGAGCCGCTCCCGGGCGTCCGGGCCGGCGTCGCTGCTGGGCAGCGGCAGGTCCATGCCCGGCTCGATCTTGGTGAGGCCGGAGGCGACCAGCGGCAGGCTCATCGTGGCGCCGGCGAACGCGTCGCTGGCCGCGGGGATCTCCGCGGCGACCACGCTGGCCTCGGTGGGAGCCTCGACGAAGCCGGTAGGCGCCACCATGACCGGCGCCGGCGCCGGGGGCGGCGGGGGCGGCGCCGGGGTGGCGGTCACCGGCGGCTTGGGTTTCGGCGCCTCGAAGGCCGGGGCGGCTGTCCGCTTCAGCCAGCTCGGCTGCCCGGCGACCACCAGCACCACCCCGTCGCACGCCTCGGCGAGCGCCTGGTTGGTGGTGCCCAGCGCGTCCGCGAACGCCCGCCCGACCGGCGTCACCGGCACCAGCGAGAGCCCGACCTCCGGGCTGACCAGCACCACCCGCGCGGTGCAGTCACGCACCGCGGCGGCCAGCGCGGCCACGTCGGCCTCGTCGTCGTTGGGCTGCCGGGCCGGGTCGAGCACCGCGGCCACCCAGCCGCCCAGGTCGTCGACGAGCAGCGTGTCGCCGGGTTTCGCCTCGGTCAGCAGCTCGGTGAGCCGGGCCGGGTCGGCGCCGGTCTCCTCGGTCGACCAGGACTGCGGCCGGCGTCGCTGATGCTCCTCGATCCGGGCCAGCCACTCCGGGTCGTCCTCGCCGCCGACCGCGGTGGCGACGTAGCGCACCGCCGGCGCGTCGGCCACCAGCGATTCGGCGAACGCGGATTTACCGGAGCGGATACCGCCGAGCACCAGGACCGTGTTCCACCGATCTTCGGACATGCCCCGTACCTTAGAGCCGGGTCGCACCCGTGCACGCCGTAGGGTGGAAGGCCACCGACGGTACGACATGAGGGGGCGGCTCAATGCCGTGGAGTTGGCGGTACGAGGACGTCGACGGCAAGACGGTCGACGGGCCTGCCGAGACGTTCAGCAGCCAGGCCGACGCCGAGTCCTGGATCGGGCAGGAGTGGCGGGCGCTGCAGTCCGGCGGCGTCAGCACGGTCACGCTGGTCGAGGACGACCGGGTCGACTATCAGATGAGCCTG contains:
- a CDS encoding bifunctional adenosylcobinamide kinase/adenosylcobinamide-phosphate guanylyltransferase is translated as MSEDRWNTVLVLGGIRSGKSAFAESLVADAPAVRYVATAVGGEDDPEWLARIEEHQRRRPQSWSTEETGADPARLTELLTEAKPGDTLLVDDLGGWVAAVLDPARQPNDDEADVAALAAAVRDCTARVVLVSPEVGLSLVPVTPVGRAFADALGTTNQALAEACDGVVLVVAGQPSWLKRTAAPAFEAPKPKPPVTATPAPPPPPPAPAPVMVAPTGFVEAPTEASVVAAEIPAASDAFAGATMSLPLVASGLTKIEPGMDLPLPSSDAGPDARERLGLIDLPGAGLGMVGEAIEFAAATQDTTSPQPWSSVRVVVISGRHGGGAAAGADPDDVERRVAETELGTGLLGRLAGQAGADLAVLRVQPSGAMEDGPVTADHAVDAALRQGWQLADEAADAGRDALLLAGVGVGVEAVATAVLAATTGAEPAATLPRVLLPGGRFDDHAWMVRCAAIRDALHRIRQEPRGATDILRELGGLDLAVATGLLLGAAARRLPVLLDGPLGIAAGLVARDVAAQTRHWCLLPEAGTLALVKQGADVLGLTPVLELGLDLGEGANALAVLPMLRTAIGLAAALPVHPAMLAGHDDTGLDDPDANLTEADEAGDETTITDGPAAGDSTDRPAVTEGPTVADGPVGTDGPAAGDGPAAGDGPAAGDGPAAGDGPAAGDGFGNPATGVEGGAAGRS
- a CDS encoding adenosylcobinamide-GDP ribazoletransferase, with the translated sequence MIDGLRLAVTTLTVLPVRGGRVDRAAAAVAMGLAPLIGALLGLALAALHEGLRALGAPALVAAGVTVAAGALLTRGLHLDGLADTVDALGSYRSGPAALEIMKKPDIGPFGVVALAAAVLVQAAALTAVTWWALVIAWTTGRLAITVACRRGVPPARPDGLGAMVAGTVPLPATLLAAALVAAAAIPAVPDRPWQGPVAVAVAVAAVLILLRHCVRRLGGITGDVLGACVETAVTIALITLSVR